The following proteins are encoded in a genomic region of Cyclonatronum proteinivorum:
- a CDS encoding T9SS-dependent choice-of-anchor J family protein, with protein sequence MNNFHYSMKGSAGVFAFLFLVMSLFPIAVSAQSSGVSLTAQQERNTAIINSAGIQTADRQAIMNRFSEAEINFLGSIAPGVFNAFDVASLEVILATERRELVNPDFAAQQILDEYQAFRAAQTANRVQHPGLLEFDPELDEGYEFETFTLVSEANGGSPVVFEVEGGVDTSGMVVGFTFTGTVEGVSGNSTWASDTQMVIESPSGESFSVGGFSGVENNWDFQGSGSSSDGTYTSTHTGDEVFGEGGTMDAGTWTITFVNGWNSAAAADMEWSDVSVVLHKEGEAAGEPENFVFEIPEVPFASLEFEFLDEAFTGELFGFNPDIIAIDMIGGTWTNDFTLLFVDGDLETGEVILQVGGGLTDFGAATSVDWIGGTQSNPITEPIELAEPLQVDGLNVFFGHGWENASAIGTWGGTIEFVFEGEEPDPDPEPAPGEIIWAQTIAGTNGIVSGFFNELDSGAFSADDFSFDAASEITVLSVEGFYSEGFTPSGILSTGWYIFPDADGSSAGNPETSPEAAVWSYIADADDEALVFSNGTITLNVFQTGEELELPAGTYWLAFHTTQAGVVSNSRWNWFAGEPVQLENAQIITPGTAFGGVFPEWTDLTEVNPVLAGLAFSITGFLDEPVVPTNPIAGVDPDSIEFDIQLGESASSVLEVLNLADMGADDLEFSIVVENAAARNYSSGVRTNFATVQGADRASGVATPAGTIDAVVPHNADLMAIDEFSESFADIETLPADGWSLQNLSEPVGTTTWFQGNSAVFPSFSGEPDHYIGANFNSTTGSNTINTWLMTPEVTLVNGTELRFYTRSTGGAFPDRLEVRLSTDGGSTDAPDFSTLMLSINPDLEVGGYPDEWTEYVAVVEGLDAAATGRFGFRYFVTDGGPAGNNSDFIGIDEVRVVQPDDNGGEDPEPLVVDPTSGNVTAGASAMVNVTANTQGLLVGSYAYNLLITTNDPENGLITVPVTVDVNDDTFAQVQVIHNAADPALALVDVYVNGDLFATDFPFRGATEYLTVPANVELTLEIMAPGETDALLSLTVTPDTDEAYAVIAQGVADPDAFDPNPDGLDIGAELVVLTDRQATGGGDTFDFYVFHGATDAPEVDIFVRELGTNILEGVPYGTGSGYFSVDPGVYVIEVRPAGSTSPVAAFIADVTELGGLSAGILASGFLNADQGEAFGLLVALEEGTTALIPGTTGPSLLITPGELAFGEVAEGFFAEQIVTFTNAGTSNLVIFDATLDNDAFSIDFVDVEIVSPGATRTFTVTFSPEESGEFDGELSVESSDPAGVKSIPVSGTGVFGSSVAFDPEAIEAELVANTSDTFELTIINDGNGELEFAFPDYVMERILDGTDSRFDAVRQRMMVQVRSAFENTEEQMNANLQRLLMHEAGITMEAPLRAAAAQQNQDADLDSDGFLIEFEELVLAGGNFITVADGLSGELTSVNPDFVINAAEGGTWANDFAVLFTTEPLETGVVLDPATVVFQAGGLTNYGPAGTRVAWGEGSSGTPGTAVTTPIAPPAPLDMSGVFVSIGHGWTPGGPSSWTGSVELIGVSAGAEFITEVSPAVGTVAPNSSEVITLTLDAADLIGGVYSGILNALTNDPANPEVGIPATLTVTGEAVIAVDPESIDFGTVVVGEEASATVTVSNAGTDVLSVTGFATDNDAFVVTTSAFDLAVGESAEVTVTYAPAAAGDDSATLTFESNAGEATVALSGAGADAGILVLDPESISFDVNEGEDGMFTFTISNSGASSFDYSVSGGFTGENRTIAPVGSVTEVVLGEQPMGRGISAEYEFQTAPPAAMRSRGAASDDAVSLMNRSVFNDEVILTHSLSQEVAPVTGVRCGGGGTTAENSFMRTYTLTDFDIDGGFNVTAVQFGVETATGPALPLEARIYLLEGDFVFANMTLLGSGAGSVSSANDLSVVTIPVEAEVPAGSTLVVEVFVDDSTTSDMFPGANSEGETSPSYIASDTCGIPEPTPYSAIGFPDAHLVLNVVGESGDGLFVFEPNTGTVAPGETVEVVTSAITSELEAGAYSAEIVVSTTSPATPSGVIPVTFEVIEEEVFSEFVTFQVDMTAQAQLGNFDPALGDEVYVRGSFNDWSVISGDEMIDDGEMVFVFETEVFGEAGTVHEYKYYILAGDGRELPNGGWEEDSVGEGGSNNRQLVLIGEDQVLPVVFFNNLPPTSLGPDMETPVEFALNQNYPNPFNPTTNIVYALPEASEVRLEVFNLQGQRVAVLVSGQQTAGYHTVTFDASRLASGMYLYRLQAGSFVQTQKMMLVK encoded by the coding sequence ATGAATAACTTTCACTACAGTATGAAAGGCAGTGCGGGTGTATTCGCATTTCTTTTCCTGGTGATGAGCTTGTTCCCGATTGCGGTTTCAGCGCAGTCATCCGGAGTGAGCCTGACAGCACAACAGGAAAGAAATACGGCTATCATCAACAGTGCCGGTATACAGACGGCAGACAGACAGGCGATTATGAATCGCTTTTCGGAGGCCGAAATTAACTTCCTCGGAAGTATTGCTCCAGGCGTTTTTAACGCCTTTGATGTTGCTTCCCTTGAAGTGATTCTTGCTACAGAGCGACGCGAACTGGTAAATCCAGATTTTGCAGCGCAGCAAATTTTAGATGAATATCAAGCCTTCCGGGCGGCTCAAACAGCAAACAGGGTACAACATCCGGGTTTGCTGGAATTTGATCCTGAGTTGGATGAAGGTTATGAGTTTGAGACTTTCACGTTAGTTAGTGAAGCAAATGGTGGCAGCCCCGTTGTTTTCGAAGTTGAAGGCGGTGTTGACACTTCCGGTATGGTAGTGGGCTTTACTTTTACTGGTACCGTTGAGGGGGTTTCAGGTAACAGCACCTGGGCTTCTGATACTCAAATGGTAATCGAAAGCCCTTCCGGCGAATCTTTTTCAGTTGGTGGTTTTTCTGGTGTCGAAAATAATTGGGATTTCCAAGGTTCTGGTTCATCAAGTGATGGTACCTACACCAGCACCCATACAGGCGATGAGGTGTTCGGCGAAGGCGGAACCATGGATGCCGGCACATGGACCATTACTTTCGTTAACGGCTGGAACAGTGCAGCCGCCGCGGATATGGAATGGAGTGATGTTTCTGTCGTACTTCATAAAGAAGGTGAAGCGGCTGGTGAACCGGAGAATTTCGTTTTCGAAATTCCGGAAGTACCTTTTGCAAGCTTAGAATTTGAATTCCTGGATGAAGCCTTCACGGGTGAATTGTTTGGTTTTAACCCTGACATTATTGCTATAGATATGATTGGGGGCACCTGGACCAATGATTTTACCCTGCTATTTGTAGATGGTGATTTGGAAACAGGCGAGGTTATTCTGCAGGTTGGTGGCGGATTAACCGACTTTGGTGCCGCAACAAGCGTTGACTGGATTGGCGGTACACAATCAAATCCAATTACAGAGCCAATTGAACTTGCAGAACCACTGCAGGTAGATGGTCTCAATGTATTTTTTGGCCACGGCTGGGAGAATGCTTCGGCAATAGGCACTTGGGGCGGTACGATCGAGTTTGTGTTTGAAGGGGAAGAACCAGACCCAGACCCGGAACCAGCACCAGGTGAAATCATTTGGGCGCAGACCATTGCCGGAACAAATGGTATTGTTTCAGGTTTCTTCAATGAGCTTGATAGTGGTGCTTTCAGCGCAGATGATTTTTCTTTTGATGCCGCTTCCGAAATTACGGTGCTTTCAGTTGAAGGGTTTTATAGTGAGGGCTTTACACCTTCCGGAATCCTGAGCACAGGCTGGTATATCTTCCCTGATGCTGACGGTTCATCTGCCGGCAACCCGGAAACCTCACCTGAAGCAGCTGTTTGGTCTTACATTGCAGATGCGGATGATGAAGCTCTCGTTTTTTCTAATGGTACGATCACGCTTAATGTATTTCAGACTGGCGAAGAGCTTGAGCTGCCGGCTGGTACATACTGGCTGGCCTTCCATACAACCCAGGCTGGAGTTGTTTCAAATTCCCGCTGGAACTGGTTTGCTGGCGAGCCTGTACAACTCGAGAATGCACAGATTATAACACCAGGTACTGCATTTGGCGGGGTATTCCCTGAGTGGACTGATCTTACAGAAGTAAACCCCGTACTTGCAGGTCTTGCTTTTTCTATCACCGGTTTTCTTGATGAACCGGTTGTACCCACTAATCCTATTGCCGGAGTTGATCCTGATTCAATTGAATTCGATATACAGCTTGGCGAATCAGCTTCCTCAGTACTTGAAGTATTGAACCTCGCTGACATGGGTGCAGATGATCTTGAGTTCTCGATAGTGGTTGAAAACGCAGCTGCCCGAAACTACTCAAGTGGTGTCCGTACCAACTTTGCCACCGTACAGGGTGCTGACCGCGCTTCCGGTGTTGCAACGCCGGCCGGTACCATTGATGCCGTCGTTCCTCACAATGCTGATCTGATGGCCATTGATGAGTTCAGCGAAAGCTTTGCAGATATCGAGACCCTGCCCGCAGACGGCTGGTCACTTCAAAACCTGAGTGAGCCGGTTGGTACCACAACATGGTTCCAGGGAAATTCAGCTGTCTTCCCGTCTTTCAGTGGTGAGCCTGATCATTACATCGGTGCAAACTTCAACAGCACTACTGGCTCTAACACCATCAACACCTGGTTGATGACGCCTGAAGTTACGCTCGTCAATGGCACAGAACTCCGTTTCTACACCCGTTCAACAGGGGGTGCCTTCCCGGATCGCCTTGAAGTACGACTCAGTACTGACGGCGGCAGCACAGATGCACCTGATTTCAGCACGCTGATGCTTTCTATCAATCCGGACCTTGAAGTTGGTGGATACCCGGATGAGTGGACAGAATATGTTGCAGTGGTTGAAGGTCTTGATGCAGCTGCAACAGGGCGTTTTGGCTTCCGCTATTTCGTTACTGATGGTGGACCCGCAGGTAACAACTCTGACTTTATCGGCATCGATGAAGTACGCGTAGTTCAGCCAGACGATAATGGTGGTGAAGATCCCGAGCCGCTTGTAGTTGACCCGACAAGTGGCAACGTCACAGCCGGTGCTTCTGCAATGGTGAACGTAACTGCCAATACACAAGGCCTGCTTGTGGGCTCTTATGCTTACAACCTGCTTATCACAACCAACGACCCTGAGAATGGTCTGATCACTGTTCCGGTGACGGTTGATGTAAATGATGACACCTTTGCGCAAGTACAGGTTATCCATAATGCAGCCGATCCTGCGCTTGCATTGGTTGATGTATATGTGAACGGCGACTTGTTTGCAACGGACTTCCCGTTCCGTGGCGCAACCGAGTACCTGACTGTACCCGCCAATGTTGAGCTTACGCTCGAGATCATGGCACCGGGCGAAACAGATGCGCTTCTGTCTCTTACCGTTACGCCAGATACAGATGAAGCCTATGCTGTTATCGCACAGGGTGTTGCTGATCCTGACGCCTTCGATCCAAATCCGGACGGACTTGATATCGGTGCTGAACTTGTTGTACTGACCGACCGCCAGGCAACCGGTGGCGGTGATACCTTCGATTTCTATGTCTTCCACGGTGCTACCGATGCGCCTGAGGTAGATATTTTTGTACGCGAGCTGGGTACCAACATCCTCGAAGGTGTGCCTTATGGTACTGGTTCCGGCTACTTTAGTGTAGATCCGGGTGTATATGTAATTGAAGTGAGACCAGCTGGTTCCACCTCTCCAGTTGCTGCATTTATTGCAGATGTTACGGAATTGGGTGGTCTTTCTGCCGGAATCCTTGCTTCAGGCTTCCTGAACGCCGATCAGGGCGAAGCTTTTGGATTGCTTGTAGCACTTGAGGAAGGTACAACAGCGCTTATCCCGGGAACAACCGGACCTTCTCTGTTGATTACCCCGGGTGAACTTGCATTTGGTGAAGTTGCTGAAGGCTTCTTTGCTGAGCAAATTGTAACCTTTACGAATGCTGGTACTTCTAATCTGGTGATCTTCGATGCTACCCTCGATAACGATGCGTTTAGCATTGATTTTGTGGATGTAGAAATCGTTTCACCAGGTGCTACAAGAACTTTCACCGTTACCTTCTCTCCTGAAGAATCCGGTGAATTTGATGGCGAGCTTTCTGTAGAAAGCAGTGATCCTGCGGGCGTTAAGTCCATTCCGGTTTCCGGTACAGGTGTATTTGGTTCAAGTGTTGCATTCGATCCTGAAGCTATCGAAGCTGAACTCGTTGCCAATACTTCAGATACTTTCGAGCTGACCATCATCAATGATGGAAATGGTGAACTTGAGTTTGCTTTCCCTGATTACGTGATGGAGCGCATTCTCGATGGTACTGACAGCCGTTTTGATGCTGTGCGTCAGCGTATGATGGTACAGGTAAGATCTGCATTCGAAAATACCGAAGAGCAGATGAATGCCAACCTGCAGCGTCTGCTTATGCACGAAGCGGGTATTACCATGGAAGCTCCGCTCAGAGCAGCTGCTGCGCAGCAAAATCAGGACGCTGATCTCGATAGCGATGGTTTCCTTATCGAGTTCGAAGAGCTGGTTCTTGCAGGCGGTAACTTTATTACCGTTGCAGACGGGCTGAGCGGTGAGCTTACTTCCGTTAACCCGGACTTCGTAATCAATGCTGCCGAAGGTGGTACATGGGCAAATGATTTTGCTGTACTCTTTACTACCGAACCCCTGGAAACGGGTGTTGTGCTTGATCCTGCAACCGTTGTATTTCAGGCTGGTGGTCTGACAAATTACGGACCTGCTGGTACCCGCGTAGCATGGGGAGAGGGTTCATCTGGTACTCCCGGTACAGCTGTAACAACGCCTATTGCTCCTCCGGCTCCTTTGGATATGTCAGGTGTCTTTGTTTCTATCGGACACGGATGGACTCCGGGCGGCCCAAGCTCCTGGACCGGTTCCGTGGAACTGATTGGTGTAAGTGCTGGTGCCGAATTCATAACTGAAGTATCCCCGGCCGTTGGTACAGTTGCACCAAACAGCTCTGAGGTTATTACCCTGACTCTTGATGCCGCAGATCTGATCGGCGGTGTGTATTCAGGCATACTGAATGCTTTAACCAATGATCCTGCCAACCCGGAAGTAGGCATACCTGCCACACTTACCGTAACAGGTGAAGCCGTTATTGCTGTAGATCCGGAATCAATCGATTTTGGCACGGTAGTAGTCGGTGAAGAAGCTTCAGCTACGGTCACGGTAAGCAATGCTGGTACAGATGTACTTTCTGTAACCGGTTTTGCAACAGATAACGACGCATTTGTGGTTACAACTTCAGCATTTGACCTCGCAGTAGGCGAAAGCGCTGAAGTAACTGTAACCTATGCACCTGCAGCAGCCGGTGATGATTCCGCAACCTTAACCTTCGAAAGTAATGCTGGTGAAGCAACCGTTGCCCTTAGTGGTGCTGGTGCGGATGCAGGTATACTGGTTCTCGATCCTGAGAGCATCAGCTTTGATGTAAATGAAGGCGAAGACGGAATGTTTACCTTCACCATTAGCAACAGTGGCGCTTCATCCTTCGACTACAGCGTATCTGGTGGTTTCACAGGTGAAAACCGTACTATTGCACCAGTTGGCAGCGTGACCGAAGTGGTACTCGGTGAGCAGCCAATGGGTCGTGGTATCTCTGCTGAGTACGAGTTCCAGACAGCTCCTCCTGCTGCAATGCGCTCACGTGGTGCCGCTTCCGATGACGCTGTGTCCCTCATGAACCGCAGTGTGTTTAACGATGAAGTTATCCTCACACACTCGCTCTCTCAGGAAGTTGCTCCTGTAACAGGCGTTCGTTGCGGTGGTGGCGGAACAACCGCGGAAAATAGCTTCATGCGTACCTATACCCTTACTGACTTCGATATTGACGGTGGATTTAATGTTACCGCAGTTCAGTTCGGTGTAGAAACGGCAACTGGTCCTGCACTTCCGCTTGAAGCACGCATTTATCTGCTTGAAGGTGATTTCGTGTTCGCGAACATGACCTTACTGGGATCAGGTGCAGGTTCTGTAAGCTCTGCCAATGACCTTAGTGTTGTTACCATACCGGTCGAAGCGGAAGTACCTGCAGGTTCTACCCTTGTAGTGGAAGTTTTCGTTGATGATTCTACTACTTCAGACATGTTCCCGGGTGCGAACAGCGAAGGTGAAACCTCACCGTCGTACATTGCTTCCGATACCTGTGGTATTCCTGAGCCAACACCTTACTCTGCCATTGGCTTCCCCGATGCACACCTCGTACTTAACGTGGTAGGTGAAAGTGGTGATGGCCTCTTCGTTTTCGAACCGAATACCGGTACCGTAGCGCCGGGTGAAACTGTAGAAGTTGTTACTTCTGCAATCACTTCTGAGCTCGAAGCTGGTGCATACAGCGCAGAAATCGTAGTAAGCACTACTTCACCCGCAACACCATCAGGTGTAATTCCGGTAACCTTCGAAGTAATCGAAGAAGAAGTATTCTCCGAGTTCGTGACCTTCCAGGTTGATATGACCGCTCAGGCTCAGCTGGGTAACTTCGATCCTGCACTGGGTGATGAAGTATATGTTCGCGGAAGCTTCAACGACTGGTCTGTCATCTCAGGTGATGAAATGATTGACGACGGTGAAATGGTATTTGTCTTCGAAACCGAAGTCTTCGGCGAAGCCGGCACGGTGCATGAGTACAAGTACTACATCCTCGCCGGCGACGGTCGCGAACTGCCTAACGGTGGTTGGGAAGAGGATTCTGTAGGTGAAGGCGGAAGCAATAACCGTCAGCTCGTGCTGATTGGTGAAGATCAGGTACTGCCTGTTGTATTCTTCAACAACCTGCCGCCAACAAGCCTCGGACCTGATATGGAAACCCCTGTTGAGTTTGCGCTCAACCAGAACTATCCGAACCCGTTCAACCCGACTACCAACATCGTGTATGCACTGCCTGAAGCTTCTGAGGTAAGACTCGAAGTATTCAACCTGCAGGGTCAGCGCGTTGCGGTTCTGGTTAGCGGTCAGCAAACAGCGGGTTACCACACCGTAACCTTCGATGCTTCCAGACTCGCATCCGGTATGTATCTGTACCGTCTGCAGGCAGGCAGCTTCGTACAAACGCAAAAAATGATGCTCGTGAAGTAA
- a CDS encoding T9SS type A sorting domain-containing protein — MYKALPCFILLLAFSFNLPFSAKAQYTSPNDNLTLTLSDLVELSGGVVTEDGDGFLINAELTIAETDRLEILTPARVRVTEGVRIVVQGGFRAEPAFDTVTFTASDTSSTATNFRGFRFEDATEAVFRNTIVKYGGGIQLLGTPAEFEDCVMRNNGFSGVSNAITYSGSSPVINRCDFIDNVRSAIGSGATVSGAPQITNSRFLRNVTDNSNRPQINLGPGVAGDTLRIENNIIEGFNDNSGGIGLSNLFPAGVTVASIRNNVIINNRFGITQIGNNISTVIEDNIITDNNIQNNPMLGGSGLNFLATEPTNTSRVRRNIISGNLWGVTLQVGSTEATQAPQPDFGTAEDPGGNIFFDNGNSGETHALFNNTMMDLTAIGNYWGDNSAAFAESVIAHQPDNPDFGLVTFEPVLELNPVFESLGFLAADNLELSEDVVAEIDPETAVVSAVLPAGTNLSNLIPSVSVQLGVSGAPEAGQALDFTVPVSFTLSTPHGEEQTWTTDFTTAPVFYNLQFAHFSPDPALETVSLFVDGELVEETLSYESATAFTPFSFSGFELPVELRIGQEVVFEETFELGEMDNMATIAFVGVGDPDAFSPNPDGIDTGFRSVIFPRNMIPVADYLAEYRILNSIINAPAINFSTQPNDYNLGTAAFAEDGDFVFVLPLDFSAETVELAGAESGELIALFDLIMNEIPGNFFFIANGFAENPQLGLLNAETGAFTPLMRATSLPQTEMPLTFALQQNYPNPFNPATNIRFSIPETGDVSLSVYNLQGQRVATLVNSTLQAGAHQVRFDGSALSSGLYLARLSSGPETRVIKMMLVK; from the coding sequence ATGTACAAAGCTCTACCCTGTTTTATCTTATTGCTTGCCTTTTCTTTTAATTTGCCCTTTTCTGCAAAAGCGCAATACACCAGCCCGAATGATAACCTCACCCTCACCTTGTCGGATTTGGTTGAACTCTCCGGCGGCGTTGTTACTGAGGACGGAGACGGGTTCCTCATAAATGCGGAACTTACCATAGCTGAAACAGACCGGCTTGAAATACTGACGCCTGCGCGGGTACGTGTTACTGAAGGTGTACGCATAGTTGTTCAGGGCGGCTTCAGAGCTGAGCCTGCGTTTGATACCGTTACATTTACCGCTTCTGACACCAGCAGTACGGCCACCAATTTCAGAGGATTTCGTTTTGAAGATGCCACGGAGGCGGTATTCCGTAATACGATCGTAAAATACGGCGGCGGCATTCAGCTACTGGGCACGCCAGCTGAATTCGAAGACTGCGTTATGCGCAACAATGGCTTTAGCGGGGTGTCAAATGCCATTACCTACAGCGGTTCAAGTCCGGTCATCAACCGCTGCGATTTTATTGATAATGTGCGCTCGGCCATTGGATCCGGTGCCACGGTGAGCGGTGCTCCGCAAATCACCAACAGCCGCTTTTTGCGGAATGTAACCGATAATTCCAACCGACCCCAAATCAACCTCGGGCCTGGTGTGGCGGGTGATACCCTCCGTATTGAAAACAACATCATCGAAGGGTTTAATGATAATTCCGGAGGTATTGGCCTGAGCAACCTTTTTCCGGCGGGTGTCACGGTTGCTTCCATCCGCAACAACGTGATCATCAATAACCGTTTTGGCATTACCCAAATCGGGAATAACATCTCCACGGTGATTGAGGACAACATCATCACCGATAACAACATACAGAACAACCCCATGCTGGGCGGCAGCGGGCTGAACTTCCTGGCTACGGAACCGACCAACACTTCGCGCGTGCGCCGCAACATCATTTCCGGCAACCTGTGGGGTGTTACCCTGCAGGTTGGCAGCACGGAGGCCACCCAGGCGCCGCAGCCCGATTTCGGTACCGCCGAAGATCCGGGCGGTAATATCTTTTTTGACAACGGCAACTCCGGCGAAACCCACGCCCTCTTCAACAATACCATGATGGACCTGACTGCCATCGGTAACTATTGGGGCGATAACAGCGCAGCTTTCGCAGAGAGCGTAATCGCCCATCAGCCCGACAATCCGGATTTTGGGCTCGTCACCTTCGAGCCCGTTCTGGAACTGAACCCCGTATTTGAATCCTTAGGTTTTCTCGCTGCCGACAACCTGGAACTTAGTGAAGATGTTGTTGCTGAAATTGACCCGGAGACAGCTGTTGTTTCAGCCGTATTGCCGGCAGGTACAAACCTCAGTAACCTGATACCAAGTGTATCGGTGCAGCTTGGCGTAAGCGGGGCACCGGAAGCCGGTCAGGCCTTAGACTTTACTGTGCCGGTCAGCTTCACCCTCAGCACCCCACACGGCGAGGAGCAAACCTGGACTACCGACTTCACAACGGCACCTGTTTTCTACAACCTGCAGTTTGCCCATTTCTCCCCGGACCCTGCCCTTGAAACCGTCTCCCTTTTTGTGGATGGTGAACTCGTCGAAGAAACCCTCAGCTACGAAAGCGCCACCGCGTTTACACCCTTCAGCTTCTCCGGCTTCGAGCTGCCTGTCGAGCTAAGAATCGGCCAAGAAGTTGTCTTCGAAGAAACCTTTGAACTCGGAGAAATGGATAACATGGCCACCATCGCTTTTGTAGGCGTGGGCGACCCGGATGCCTTCAGCCCTAACCCGGATGGCATTGATACAGGATTCCGTTCTGTCATATTCCCAAGAAATATGATTCCGGTTGCAGACTATCTCGCAGAGTACAGAATACTGAACAGCATTATCAATGCACCTGCGATAAACTTCTCTACCCAGCCCAACGATTACAATCTGGGGACAGCTGCTTTTGCCGAAGACGGGGATTTTGTGTTCGTTCTTCCTCTGGATTTCAGCGCGGAAACGGTCGAATTGGCCGGGGCTGAAAGCGGTGAATTAATTGCGTTATTCGATCTTATCATGAATGAAATTCCAGGCAATTTCTTCTTCATAGCCAACGGTTTCGCGGAAAATCCGCAGCTGGGACTTCTTAATGCAGAAACCGGAGCATTTACACCGCTGATGCGTGCCACAAGTCTGCCGCAGACCGAAATGCCGTTGACGTTTGCATTGCAGCAAAACTACCCTAACCCCTTTAACCCGGCAACGAATATTCGGTTCAGTATACCCGAAACCGGTGATGTCAGCCTGTCCGTGTATAACCTGCAGGGACAGCGGGTTGCAACGCTCGTGAACAGCACGCTTCAGGCAGGTGCGCATCAGGTCCGTTTCGATGGAAGCGCGCTTTCAAGCGGACTGTATCTTGCGAGACTGAGCAGCGGCCCTGAAACCAGGGTTATCAAAATGATGCTTGTAAAATAA